The stretch of DNA GCGAGCGTCGCGGCGCGGCCGAAGCGGTGGAGCGCGAGCTGGTGATGATGTTCCGGCGCGCGCGGAACTTCTCCATGACGGTGGCGGCGCAGGTGCACCCGGACCTGGACCCGGCCTCCTACAGCCTGCTGCTGATGGTCGACGACGCCGGATCGTTGCGCGGGATGGACGTCGCGGACCGCACCGGGCTGGACAAGTCCACGGTCAGCAGGCAGATCGCGACGCTGGTGGAGCTGGATCTGCTGGAGCGGGTGCCGGATCCGGACGACGGCCGGGCGCGGCGCATCCAGTTGTCCGCCTCCGGCCGGTCGCGGCTGGCGAACGTCCGCGAGCAGCGGCGCAAGCACCTGCACGGCGAGTTCGCGCACTGGTCCACCGCCGACCTCAAGGACCTGTCCCGGCTGCTTTCCCAGCTCAACACCATGTTCTGAGGCTTCCTGCGGCGCGCCCGGACGTTCGCGGGCGGCGCCTGTTCCCGAACGGCCGAACCCGGCCGGTTCGGTGATCGGCACGACCGTACAAGTTGCTCCTGTTGGCCGTAGTGGCGACCGCCACTGGCAAATAACTTGCCTAAAGCAACTAACGGCCCATATAGTTGCGTGCAGCAACTAAAGGACTGGGTTTATGGGACCAACACCTGAATCGTGCGGAGCACTGCTGCGGCCGCTGCGCGCCCTGATCGGCCTCAAGCAGATCGCGGTGCAAACGCTCAACCAGCACGTCCACACCGACCTGCCCTACGCCGCCACCGGTCTGCTCGGAGAGCTCGTGCACTGCGGGGAATCCCGGGCTTCCGAACTCGCCGCGCACCGCGTCGTCGACGCGTCCGTGGTCAGCAGACAGGTGTCCCAGCTCGAGCAGGCCGGCCTGATCACCCGCCGCGCCGACCCGCAGGACCGCCGCGTCGCGCTGCTGCGGGCGACTCCCGAGGGCGAGCAGGCGCTGGCCCGCATCGAACGCGGCCGCGCCGAGTGGCTCAGCACCGCCCTGCAGGACTGGGACGAGCAGCAGGTCCGCGAGCTGGCCGGACTGCTCGACAGCTGCGTCGCCGACATCCGGGCCGCGGCGCTGCCGCCGGCACCGCAGGCGACCCCGGCACCGCAGCCGACCGAGCACCAGACCGGCACCCACCCCGGCCCGCCCGCGCAGAAAGGAACCAGATGACCCGCTCGACGATCGGCGAAGCCGCGCCGACGAGCTCACCAGCACCGCCAAGCGGTCGGCACCAGCGGGCCGAGGACACGCTGACCAGCGACTCGCCGATGACCCATCGGCAGATCCTGGAGGCGATGTCCGGGCTCATGCTCGCGCTGCTGGTCGCGATCCTGAGCTCGACGATCGTGTCCAACGCCCTGCCGCGCATCCTGGCCGACCTGGGCGGCAGCCAGAGCCAGTACACCTGGGTGGTCACCGCGATGCTGCTGACCTCCACGGCCTCCACCCCGATCTGGGGCAAGCTCTCCGACCTGTTCAGCAAGAAGCTGCTGTACCAGATCGCGATCACCATCTTCACCCTCGGATCGGTGCTGGGCGGGTTCGCGCAGTCGATGCCGATGCTGATCGGGTTCCGCGCGGTGCAGGGCATCGGCATGGGCGGTCTGCAGGCGCTGATCCAGGTCGTGATCGCGGCGATGGTCTCGCCGCGCGAACGCGGCCGCTACAGCGGCTACATCGGCGCCACGTTCGCCGTCGCCACCGTCAGCGGACCGCTGGCCGGCGGCTTGATCGTGGACTCGCCGCTCGGTTGGCGCTGGTGCTTCTGGGTGACGGTGCCGATCGCGGTGATCGCGTTCATCGTGCTCGGCCGCACGCTGAAGCTGCCGGTGATCAAGCGCGACGTGCACATCGACTGGTTCGGCGCGTTGTTCCTGGTCGGTGGTGTGAGCCTGCTGCTGATCTGGGTTTCGCTGGCGGGCAAGCAGTTCCCGTGGGCATCGCCGGAGACCGCGGGCTTCGTCGGTGGCGGCGTGCTGGCGCTGATCATCGCGTTGATCATCGAATCGAAGGTGCGCGAGCCGATCGTGCCGCTGGGCATGTTCCGCAACCGGGCGATCACGCTGGCGACCATCGGCACCGTCGCGGTCGGCACCGCCATGTTCGGCGGTTCGGTGTTCCTCGGCCAGTACTTCCAGATCGCGCGCAGCTACACGCCCACCTACGCCGGGTTGATGACGCTGCCGATGGTGCTGGGGCTGTTCGTTTCCTCCACCGTCTCCGGGCAGATCATCTCGCGGGGCAGCGGCAAGGTGAAGCCGTTCCTGGTCTTCGGCTCGCTGATGCTGATCGCGGGCACGGGGCTGCTGTCGACCATGGACCACACCACCAACCTGGTCCTGGTCGGCGTGTACCTGGCGATGATGGGCATCGGTGTCGGCTCGCTGATGCAGAACCTGGTGCTGACGGTGCAGAACGTCACCGCCAGCGCGGACATGGGTTCGGTGACCTCGGTGGTCACGTTCTTCCGCACGCTGGGCGGCTCGGCCGGGGTGTCGGTGCTCGGCGCGGTGCTGGCCACGCGGGTCAGCGAATACGTCAACGAGGGCCTGGCCGCGATGGGCGTCCCGGTGGGGGCCGGTGGTGCCTCCGCGGGCGGCGGTTCGCTGGACGTCGGTGCGCTGCCCGGCCCGATGCAGGAGATCGTGCGTTCGGCCTACGGAGATGCGATCGGGGACATCTTCTTCGTCTCCGCCTGCATCTCGGTGGTGACGCTGCTGGCCGTGCTTTTCATCAAGGAGGTTCCACTGCGCAGGACGATCGGAACGCAGGACGACGTGCGCGGCGAAGCTGTGGACAGCCCTCTCGAGGTTGTGGACAACTCCGTGGGGACGGAGACCGCGCCGATCACTCGCCAGAGTGATTCCGCGCAGCTTGCGGGCGTGCGGGCAGCGGTCCCGAGGCCCGCTGACGAGCCTGTGGACAACTCTGTGGGCAACTATTCCCACGCCTGGTCAACCGGACCTCGATCCGGTGGC from Saccharopolyspora sp. SCSIO 74807 encodes:
- a CDS encoding MFS transporter; the protein is MTRSTIGEAAPTSSPAPPSGRHQRAEDTLTSDSPMTHRQILEAMSGLMLALLVAILSSTIVSNALPRILADLGGSQSQYTWVVTAMLLTSTASTPIWGKLSDLFSKKLLYQIAITIFTLGSVLGGFAQSMPMLIGFRAVQGIGMGGLQALIQVVIAAMVSPRERGRYSGYIGATFAVATVSGPLAGGLIVDSPLGWRWCFWVTVPIAVIAFIVLGRTLKLPVIKRDVHIDWFGALFLVGGVSLLLIWVSLAGKQFPWASPETAGFVGGGVLALIIALIIESKVREPIVPLGMFRNRAITLATIGTVAVGTAMFGGSVFLGQYFQIARSYTPTYAGLMTLPMVLGLFVSSTVSGQIISRGSGKVKPFLVFGSLMLIAGTGLLSTMDHTTNLVLVGVYLAMMGIGVGSLMQNLVLTVQNVTASADMGSVTSVVTFFRTLGGSAGVSVLGAVLATRVSEYVNEGLAAMGVPVGAGGASAGGGSLDVGALPGPMQEIVRSAYGDAIGDIFFVSACISVVTLLAVLFIKEVPLRRTIGTQDDVRGEAVDSPLEVVDNSVGTETAPITRQSDSAQLAGVRAAVPRPADEPVDNSVGNYSHAWSTGPRSGGVEANGSYLSGDLASAGTGTGGLFVHGTAQDSTGAAVTGVVLTLADAQGRQVERTRTTADGDYRLTVATGGTYVLIASAGNYQPTASMVVVGDRPVRHDVRMFGSGTVDGVVRSGDLVVAGATVVLTDVRGEVVDSLRAGDDGAFRFGDLVGGSYALTATADGFRPMATPVTVADGQRTSIDVALPSAAALTGVVRSANLGLPVPDARVTLLDASGEVVLATTTDGDGNYTFTDLADGDYTVIATGYPPVATPLRLDGQRATHDVELGY
- a CDS encoding MarR family winged helix-turn-helix transcriptional regulator — translated: MIDRIEAPVENLGGTGDGERRGAAEAVERELVMMFRRARNFSMTVAAQVHPDLDPASYSLLLMVDDAGSLRGMDVADRTGLDKSTVSRQIATLVELDLLERVPDPDDGRARRIQLSASGRSRLANVREQRRKHLHGEFAHWSTADLKDLSRLLSQLNTMF
- a CDS encoding MarR family winged helix-turn-helix transcriptional regulator, which encodes MGPTPESCGALLRPLRALIGLKQIAVQTLNQHVHTDLPYAATGLLGELVHCGESRASELAAHRVVDASVVSRQVSQLEQAGLITRRADPQDRRVALLRATPEGEQALARIERGRAEWLSTALQDWDEQQVRELAGLLDSCVADIRAAALPPAPQATPAPQPTEHQTGTHPGPPAQKGTR